Proteins encoded together in one Telopea speciosissima isolate NSW1024214 ecotype Mountain lineage chromosome 6, Tspe_v1, whole genome shotgun sequence window:
- the LOC122665337 gene encoding nuclear transcription factor Y subunit C-1-like isoform X3 — MENSNQQAQSSSYPTAQPPFHHLLQQQQQQLQMFWTYQRQEIEQVNDFKNHQLPLARIKKIMKADEDVRMISAEAPILFAKACELFILELTIRSWLHAEENKRRTLQKNDIAAAITRTDIFDFLVDIVPRDEIKDEAGLGISGSTTSGVPYYYPPMGQAAPGVMIGRSALPGIDTGMYAQPPSQAWQSVWQTGVDGSYGSGGSSEQANLDGQGGM; from the coding sequence ATGGAGAACAGCAACCAGCAAGCCCAGTCCTCATCATACCCAACAGCACAACCCCCATTTCATCATCTTctacaacagcaacaacagcaactcCAGATGTTCTGGACGTACCAACGTCAAGAGATCGAGCAAGTGAACGATTTCAAGAACCATCAGCTCCCCTTAGCCCGAATCAAGAAGATCATGAAGGCCGATGAAGATGTTCGCATGATCTCTGCTGAAGCCCCAATCCTCTTTGCCAAGGCTTGCGAGCTCTTCATTCTGGAGCTCACAATCCGTTCATGGCTTCACGCAGAGGAGAACAAGCGTAGAACATTGCAGAAGAATGATATCGCTGCGGCCATTACCCGTACTGATATTTTTGACTTCTTGGTTGATATTGTTCCAAGGGATGAGATCAAGGATGAAGCAGGGCTGGGTATTTCTGGGAGTACCACCAGTGGAGTGCCTTACTATTACCCTCCTATGGGGCAGGCGGCGCCTGGCGTTATGATCGGCCGTTCCGCATTGCCTGGAATTGACACTGGGATGTATGCTCAGCCCCCGTCACAGGCGTGGCAGTCGGTTTGGCAGACGGGGGTAGATGGATCCTATGGGAGCGGTGGTAGCAGTGAACAGGCTAATCTGGACGGGCAGGGGGG
- the LOC122665337 gene encoding nuclear transcription factor Y subunit C-1-like isoform X1: MENSNQQAQSSSYPTAQPPFHHLLQQQQQQLQMFWTYQRQEIEQVNDFKNHQLPLARIKKIMKADEDVRMISAEAPILFAKACELFILELTIRSWLHAEENKRRTLQKNDIAAAITRTDIFDFLVDIVPRDEIKDEAGLGISGSTTSGVPYYYPPMGQAAPGVMIGRSALPGIDTGMYAQPPSQAWQSVWQTGVDGSYGSGGSSEQANLDGQGGKSGSYEVTKLS; encoded by the coding sequence ATGGAGAACAGCAACCAGCAAGCCCAGTCCTCATCATACCCAACAGCACAACCCCCATTTCATCATCTTctacaacagcaacaacagcaactcCAGATGTTCTGGACGTACCAACGTCAAGAGATCGAGCAAGTGAACGATTTCAAGAACCATCAGCTCCCCTTAGCCCGAATCAAGAAGATCATGAAGGCCGATGAAGATGTTCGCATGATCTCTGCTGAAGCCCCAATCCTCTTTGCCAAGGCTTGCGAGCTCTTCATTCTGGAGCTCACAATCCGTTCATGGCTTCACGCAGAGGAGAACAAGCGTAGAACATTGCAGAAGAATGATATCGCTGCGGCCATTACCCGTACTGATATTTTTGACTTCTTGGTTGATATTGTTCCAAGGGATGAGATCAAGGATGAAGCAGGGCTGGGTATTTCTGGGAGTACCACCAGTGGAGTGCCTTACTATTACCCTCCTATGGGGCAGGCGGCGCCTGGCGTTATGATCGGCCGTTCCGCATTGCCTGGAATTGACACTGGGATGTATGCTCAGCCCCCGTCACAGGCGTGGCAGTCGGTTTGGCAGACGGGGGTAGATGGATCCTATGGGAGCGGTGGTAGCAGTGAACAGGCTAATCTGGACGGGCAGGGGGG
- the LOC122665337 gene encoding nuclear transcription factor Y subunit C-1-like isoform X2 — MENSNQQAQSSSYPTAQPPFHHLLQQQQQQLQMFWTYQRQEIEQVNDFKNHQLPLARIKKIMKADEDVRMISAEAPILFAKACELFILELTIRSWLHAEENKRRTLQKNDIAAAITRTDIFDFLVDIVPRDEIKDEAGLGISGSTTSGVPYYYPPMGQAAPGVMIGRSALPGIDTGMYAQPPSQAWQSVWQTGVDGSYGSGGSSEQANLDGQGGQKPEIGL, encoded by the exons ATGGAGAACAGCAACCAGCAAGCCCAGTCCTCATCATACCCAACAGCACAACCCCCATTTCATCATCTTctacaacagcaacaacagcaactcCAGATGTTCTGGACGTACCAACGTCAAGAGATCGAGCAAGTGAACGATTTCAAGAACCATCAGCTCCCCTTAGCCCGAATCAAGAAGATCATGAAGGCCGATGAAGATGTTCGCATGATCTCTGCTGAAGCCCCAATCCTCTTTGCCAAGGCTTGCGAGCTCTTCATTCTGGAGCTCACAATCCGTTCATGGCTTCACGCAGAGGAGAACAAGCGTAGAACATTGCAGAAGAATGATATCGCTGCGGCCATTACCCGTACTGATATTTTTGACTTCTTGGTTGATATTGTTCCAAGGGATGAGATCAAGGATGAAGCAGGGCTGGGTATTTCTGGGAGTACCACCAGTGGAGTGCCTTACTATTACCCTCCTATGGGGCAGGCGGCGCCTGGCGTTATGATCGGCCGTTCCGCATTGCCTGGAATTGACACTGGGATGTATGCTCAGCCCCCGTCACAGGCGTGGCAGTCGGTTTGGCAGACGGGGGTAGATGGATCCTATGGGAGCGGTGGTAGCAGTGAACAGGCTAATCTGGACGGGCAGGGGGG ACAAAAACCGGAGATTGGTTTGTGA